From the Verrucomicrobiota bacterium genome, one window contains:
- a CDS encoding ABC transporter permease gives MANPGVITTASEAAKRPAGGQMLSSIFSKYGIFIIFALMVVVASLLSPAFLSTINLINIVRQMSVVGLIALGVTGVIVSGGIDLSSGSVVGLSAVVASSLAQSSDSSAPFYPGVQLPFVVPLLAACIVGALVGLINGGLVAKTHIPPFIATLGTYTAVRGAAMLYTNGRPISDLTDQYDFVGQGALGSVPVPILLLVVMAIVTHILYARTKFGKYVYAIGGNEQAARVSGINTGRFKMLIYIYAGFLAGLAGLVVSARIGSGQPGLGVGYELDAIAAAVIGGTSLSAGGIGTVAGTIIGALIIGVLNNILDLMNVSAYWQQIIKGGIIVGAVILDQLKQRGGK, from the coding sequence ATGGCAAATCCCGGAGTCATTACCACCGCCAGCGAGGCCGCCAAGCGGCCGGCGGGCGGCCAGATGCTCTCAAGCATCTTCAGTAAATACGGCATCTTCATCATTTTTGCCCTCATGGTCGTGGTGGCCTCGCTGCTGTCACCGGCATTCCTGAGCACCATCAACCTGATCAACATTGTGCGGCAGATGTCCGTGGTCGGCCTGATCGCGCTCGGCGTGACGGGGGTGATCGTCAGCGGCGGCATCGACCTGTCGTCCGGCTCGGTGGTCGGTTTGTCCGCCGTGGTTGCGTCCAGCCTGGCGCAGTCATCGGATAGTTCGGCCCCGTTCTACCCCGGTGTCCAGCTTCCTTTCGTCGTGCCGCTGCTGGCGGCCTGCATCGTAGGCGCCCTGGTAGGCTTGATCAACGGCGGCCTCGTCGCGAAGACGCACATTCCGCCGTTCATCGCCACGTTGGGCACTTACACGGCGGTTCGCGGGGCGGCGATGCTCTACACCAATGGTCGCCCCATCTCCGATTTGACGGATCAATATGACTTTGTCGGCCAAGGCGCCTTGGGCAGTGTTCCCGTTCCAATCCTCCTGCTGGTGGTCATGGCGATCGTTACCCACATCCTTTATGCCCGCACCAAATTCGGCAAATACGTATACGCCATCGGCGGGAATGAACAGGCGGCGCGTGTCTCCGGCATCAACACGGGCCGGTTTAAGATGCTCATCTACATCTATGCCGGTTTCCTCGCCGGGCTGGCCGGGCTGGTGGTGTCGGCCCGGATCGGTTCAGGGCAACCGGGACTCGGCGTCGGCTACGAACTTGATGCGATTGCGGCCGCCGTCATCGGCGGCACCTCCCTGTCGGCCGGCGGCATCGGGACGGTTGCAGGAACGATCATCGGGGCTCTTATCATCGGCGTTCTGAACAACATCCTCGACCTGATGAACGTGTCGGCCTATTGGCAGCAGATCATTAAAGGCGGCATCATCGTCGGCGCGGTCATTCTCGATCAGCTCAAGCAGCGCGGTGGTAAGTAG
- a CDS encoding sugar ABC transporter ATP-binding protein: MENDHLLVMEGISKQFPGVRALDNVQLRVRRGTVHALMGENGAGKSTLMKCLIGIYTPDSGTITFKGERLNITSTHYALSKGISMIHQELNPVPEMTVAENIYLGREPMTPYGLVDMRKMNRMASELLDRLHIKIRPTARMRNLSIASMQLAEIAKAVSYNSDLIIMDEPTSAITEAEVAVLFDIIKSLTAQGCAVIYISHKMDEVFKITDDVTVFRDGQYVASEATANLTRDKLIEMMVGRTLTQMFHKEKAEMGSVFLDVQNLSGKGFRNVSFQVKRGEILGLAGLMGAGRTELMDGVFGVTPSYGGTVRIDGKPARIKSPADAIRNGMALLTEDRKLTGLYLNASVRENMFIANINRYMVGPFLRFTKIEKDCEKMRGLMRVKTPSLLQLVKYLSGGNQQKVLIARWLLTEPDLLILDEPTRGIDVGAKSEIYRLMTEFVLSGKAIIMISSELPEVLGMSDRILVMHEGDKVGELMRAEATQEKILQMATGMKIPTSLAA, from the coding sequence ATGGAAAATGATCACTTGCTCGTGATGGAGGGCATCTCCAAACAGTTCCCAGGCGTCCGCGCCCTTGATAACGTCCAGCTCCGCGTCCGCAGAGGGACGGTGCACGCGCTGATGGGTGAAAACGGCGCGGGCAAATCGACGCTGATGAAATGCCTGATCGGCATTTACACGCCGGATTCAGGCACCATCACGTTCAAGGGTGAACGGCTGAACATCACCAGCACCCATTACGCGCTGTCGAAGGGCATTTCGATGATCCACCAGGAACTGAACCCGGTCCCCGAGATGACGGTTGCCGAGAACATTTACCTGGGACGCGAACCCATGACCCCGTACGGCCTGGTGGACATGCGCAAGATGAACCGCATGGCCTCAGAGCTCCTGGATCGGCTTCACATCAAAATCCGGCCAACCGCCCGGATGCGCAACCTGAGCATTGCCAGCATGCAGCTCGCCGAAATCGCCAAAGCGGTGTCCTACAACTCCGACCTGATCATCATGGATGAGCCGACCTCGGCTATCACCGAGGCGGAGGTGGCCGTTCTGTTTGACATCATCAAATCGTTAACGGCCCAGGGGTGCGCCGTGATCTACATCAGCCATAAGATGGACGAAGTTTTCAAGATCACCGATGATGTCACCGTTTTCCGCGACGGCCAATACGTGGCCAGCGAAGCCACCGCGAACCTGACCCGCGACAAGCTCATCGAGATGATGGTCGGCCGGACGCTTACCCAGATGTTTCACAAGGAAAAAGCCGAGATGGGTTCGGTGTTCCTCGATGTTCAGAACCTGAGCGGGAAAGGTTTTCGCAACGTCAGTTTCCAGGTCAAGCGAGGCGAAATCCTGGGCCTCGCGGGCCTGATGGGGGCCGGGCGCACCGAATTGATGGACGGGGTTTTCGGGGTGACACCGTCTTACGGCGGGACGGTTAGGATCGATGGAAAACCCGCCAGGATCAAGTCCCCGGCTGACGCCATTCGAAACGGCATGGCGCTGCTGACCGAAGACCGAAAGCTGACCGGGTTGTACCTGAACGCCAGCGTCCGCGAAAACATGTTCATCGCGAACATAAACCGCTACATGGTGGGACCCTTCCTCCGGTTCACCAAGATTGAAAAAGATTGCGAGAAGATGCGCGGCTTGATGCGCGTCAAGACGCCCAGCCTGCTGCAACTGGTCAAGTACCTGTCCGGCGGCAACCAGCAGAAGGTGCTGATCGCGCGCTGGCTGTTGACCGAACCGGACCTTTTGATCCTGGACGAACCGACGCGCGGGATCGACGTGGGCGCCAAATCGGAGATCTACCGGCTCATGACCGAATTCGTTCTCTCGGGCAAGGCGATCATCATGATCTCGTCGGAATTGCCGGAAGTGCTGGGGATGAGCGACCGGATCCTGGTCATGCACGAAGGCGACAAAGTGGGTGAGCTGATGCGCGCAGAAGCCACCCAGGAAAAGATTCTTCAGATGGCGACAGGGATGAAGATACCGACCAGTTTAGCTGCGTAA
- a CDS encoding sugar ABC transporter substrate-binding protein, producing the protein MKLAKVLVPAIALMAFALGGMPVQAAQKVKIGVSMALFDDVWLTLVRDAMTRWGKAHSDVELTIVDANNDTAKQTGQVENFLAQGMDAIVVLPVDTAATGPITKSVTKAGKPLVYVNRLPANLPQSVVYCGSNSIEAGIMEMEELGKCMGGKGSLAILMGELSNEAAIKRTEGTKQVLKEKYPNIKVVREQTGNWKREQGKTLMENWLASGIPIDGVASNNDEMALGALQAIKAAGKLGKICVGGVDGSHDALVSMEKGDLNNTVFQDPVGQGEKAVNAAYLLAKKQANPDVTDGNKIWIPYQPINKENFKSYMK; encoded by the coding sequence ATGAAGCTCGCAAAAGTTCTCGTTCCCGCGATTGCCCTGATGGCTTTCGCCTTGGGCGGTATGCCCGTCCAGGCCGCCCAAAAAGTCAAGATCGGGGTTTCCATGGCCCTATTCGACGACGTCTGGCTGACCCTTGTCCGGGATGCCATGACCAGATGGGGCAAAGCCCATTCCGACGTCGAACTCACCATTGTTGACGCAAACAACGACACCGCCAAGCAGACCGGTCAGGTTGAAAACTTCCTGGCCCAGGGCATGGATGCGATAGTCGTCCTACCGGTGGATACCGCGGCAACCGGACCAATCACCAAGTCCGTCACCAAAGCCGGCAAGCCGCTCGTTTACGTGAATCGCCTGCCTGCAAACCTGCCCCAAAGCGTCGTCTATTGTGGCTCCAATTCCATTGAGGCCGGGATCATGGAGATGGAGGAACTTGGTAAATGTATGGGCGGCAAGGGCAGTCTGGCTATCCTGATGGGTGAGCTGAGCAATGAAGCCGCCATCAAACGAACCGAGGGCACCAAGCAAGTCCTCAAGGAAAAGTATCCGAACATCAAGGTCGTCCGCGAACAGACCGGCAACTGGAAGCGCGAGCAGGGCAAAACGCTGATGGAAAACTGGCTGGCTTCCGGCATCCCGATCGACGGCGTTGCCTCCAATAACGACGAGATGGCCCTGGGAGCGTTGCAGGCCATCAAGGCCGCCGGAAAACTCGGCAAGATCTGCGTTGGCGGCGTTGACGGCAGCCATGACGCCTTGGTTTCGATGGAGAAGGGCGACCTGAATAATACGGTGTTCCAAGACCCGGTTGGTCAAGGCGAGAAGGCAGTCAATGCCGCCTACCTGCTGGCCAAGAAACAAGCTAATCCGGACGTGACGGATGGTAATAAGATCTGGATTCCTTACCAGCCGATCAACAAGGAGAATTTCAAGTCATACATGAAATGA
- a CDS encoding Gfo/Idh/MocA family oxidoreductase, with the protein MSNAPLHVGLIGSGFMGQAHADAYRRAGLLYRSLPRTPVLYAVADQNDALADTARRKLGFQKAYGDWRRLVEDPEVHVVDITTPNHLHVEVALAALAAGKHVYCEKPMAVKVDDARRMAEAARQAGVYTMVAFNNLKTPAALVARQIIDRGEIGEPVRFRGRFDQGFFNDPALPWSWRCSRELAGSGALGDLGAHAVSVAQFLMGDITEVSAQSQTIFKERPVPEFDAGYGSKVSEDAKKQAVENEDQIQALVKFASGAAGVIEASRICAGRVFGVFWEVSGTEGTLVNNGERFNELQVFRMRDEKRDRGFTTVYCGSQVPQYSAFFGFDFAGGGLGYFDMKVFEVHDLVQGIGRGEGCFPDFAFGARNQEILEAMDQSSRSGTWLSTAGSLHAGVQ; encoded by the coding sequence ATGTCAAATGCACCCCTCCATGTTGGATTGATCGGCTCCGGCTTCATGGGCCAGGCCCATGCCGACGCCTACCGGCGGGCCGGCCTGTTGTACCGCAGCCTGCCGCGCACCCCGGTGTTGTACGCCGTCGCCGACCAGAACGACGCGCTGGCCGACACCGCCCGGCGCAAGCTCGGCTTCCAGAAGGCTTACGGCGACTGGCGCCGGTTGGTCGAGGACCCTGAAGTGCACGTGGTTGACATCACCACGCCCAACCACCTGCACGTCGAGGTCGCCCTGGCGGCCCTTGCGGCGGGCAAACACGTCTACTGCGAAAAGCCGATGGCCGTCAAAGTTGACGATGCCCGGCGCATGGCCGAGGCGGCCCGGCAGGCCGGCGTCTACACGATGGTGGCCTTCAACAACCTAAAAACCCCGGCGGCCCTGGTGGCCAGGCAGATCATCGATCGGGGCGAGATCGGCGAACCGGTGCGCTTCCGGGGCCGCTTCGACCAGGGCTTCTTTAACGATCCCGCCCTGCCGTGGTCCTGGCGCTGTTCGCGCGAGTTGGCCGGCAGCGGGGCGCTGGGCGACCTGGGGGCGCACGCCGTGTCGGTGGCGCAGTTCCTCATGGGCGACATCACCGAAGTGTCGGCCCAGAGCCAGACGATCTTCAAGGAGCGGCCCGTGCCGGAGTTCGACGCCGGCTACGGCAGCAAGGTAAGCGAAGACGCCAAAAAGCAGGCTGTGGAGAACGAGGACCAGATCCAGGCGCTGGTGAAGTTCGCCTCGGGGGCCGCCGGGGTGATTGAGGCCTCGCGCATCTGCGCCGGGCGAGTCTTCGGGGTGTTCTGGGAAGTGTCGGGCACCGAGGGCACCCTGGTCAATAACGGGGAGCGCTTCAACGAGCTGCAGGTCTTCCGGATGCGGGACGAGAAGCGCGACCGGGGCTTTACGACCGTCTATTGCGGCTCGCAGGTGCCGCAATACTCGGCGTTTTTCGGCTTTGATTTTGCCGGGGGCGGGCTGGGCTATTTCGACATGAAGGTGTTCGAGGTGCACGACCTGGTGCAGGGCATCGGGCGGGGGGAGGGCTGTTTTCCCGACTTCGCGTTCGGGGCGCGCAACCAGGAGATCCTGGAGGCCATGGACCAGTCCAGCCGTTCCGGCACCTGGCTTTCGACGGCGGGCTCTTTGCATGCCGGCGTGCAATGA
- the iolE gene encoding myo-inosose-2 dehydratase: MPTSTPPERAVRLGVSPLSWTNDVLEALGGDVPLDTCLQDAADIGYQGVELGRKFPRDPQVLPLLLARYGLRLISGWYSGYLADRSPEAEWQAAAEHLRLLEACGCDVLVYAECSRIPQTAPWDQPLSHSPPLSSVDLPAYAERVGQFAARLNERGLKLAYHYHLKMLVETGEEIAAFFEDAPPQVGLLLDTGHAYAAGADYAELLRRFGDRVTHLHLKDVRRPVLDWARRNDVSFNQAVRAGLFTVPGDGDLDFSALADFVRRSGYRGWAVVEAEQDPAKAAPRLYAQQAFTHVSKLLFA; encoded by the coding sequence ATGCCAACCTCAACACCGCCGGAGCGGGCGGTCCGCCTGGGCGTCAGCCCGCTGAGCTGGACCAATGACGTCCTGGAAGCCCTCGGCGGCGACGTCCCGCTGGACACCTGCCTGCAGGACGCCGCGGACATCGGCTACCAAGGCGTCGAACTGGGCCGCAAATTCCCCCGCGACCCCCAGGTGCTGCCGTTGCTGTTGGCCCGCTACGGCCTGCGGCTCATCTCGGGCTGGTACTCCGGTTACCTCGCGGACCGCTCCCCCGAAGCCGAATGGCAAGCCGCCGCCGAGCACCTCCGGCTTCTGGAAGCCTGCGGCTGCGACGTGCTGGTCTACGCCGAGTGCAGCCGGATCCCGCAAACCGCCCCCTGGGACCAGCCCTTGAGCCACAGCCCCCCGTTGAGCTCGGTCGACCTACCGGCCTACGCCGAGCGAGTCGGCCAATTTGCCGCCCGGCTCAACGAAAGGGGCCTGAAGCTGGCCTACCATTATCACCTCAAGATGCTGGTGGAAACGGGCGAAGAAATCGCCGCCTTTTTCGAGGACGCCCCGCCGCAAGTGGGCTTGCTGCTCGACACCGGCCACGCGTATGCCGCGGGCGCCGACTACGCCGAACTGCTGCGCCGGTTCGGCGACCGGGTGACCCACCTGCACCTCAAGGACGTGCGCCGCCCGGTGCTGGACTGGGCGCGCCGGAATGATGTGAGCTTCAACCAGGCCGTCCGCGCCGGCCTGTTCACCGTGCCCGGTGACGGCGACCTGGACTTTTCGGCCCTGGCCGATTTCGTGCGCCGCTCCGGTTACCGGGGCTGGGCAGTGGTGGAAGCCGAGCAGGACCCGGCCAAAGCGGCCCCCAGACTCTACGCCCAACAGGCCTTCACCCACGTCAGCAAACTGCTGTTTGCCTGA
- the iolG gene encoding inositol 2-dehydrogenase — MLKIAVVGTGFIGSVHAKNVARHPGTELAGVYDANPEFAKRAAATAGTKAVADLAEIFDNPDVQAVVIATPTNTHVEYLRRAAQAGKAIYCEKPIGLDYQEAEQAVEAVRAAGVPVMLGFNRRFDPNHAALREEVRSGAVGNLEIIQMTSRGPNLPPLSYLATSGGQLRDQTVHFFDLLRWISEDEPEEVHAIGAALVDPKVREAGDIDTSLVTIRLSRGTLCQIDSSRRTGYGYDERIEVFGSKGLIESRRQRFRGVSRYLGDKIIEDGLHAGWFERIEQSYYQALDAFLSAVTQGTPPSPSLEDGLKAQLLADKATESLKSGQPVKFAR; from the coding sequence ATGCTAAAGATAGCGGTAGTGGGAACCGGCTTCATCGGTTCGGTTCATGCCAAAAATGTGGCCCGTCATCCCGGCACGGAACTGGCAGGGGTCTATGATGCCAATCCGGAATTTGCCAAACGGGCTGCGGCCACCGCAGGAACGAAAGCGGTGGCCGACCTTGCGGAGATCTTTGACAATCCGGACGTTCAAGCCGTGGTGATCGCCACGCCGACCAACACCCACGTCGAGTACCTGCGGCGCGCCGCCCAGGCGGGTAAAGCCATCTATTGCGAAAAACCGATCGGGCTGGACTACCAGGAAGCCGAACAAGCGGTTGAGGCGGTCCGGGCGGCCGGCGTACCGGTCATGTTGGGTTTTAACCGCCGGTTTGACCCTAACCACGCGGCATTGCGCGAAGAGGTGAGAAGCGGCGCGGTGGGTAACCTGGAGATCATCCAGATGACCTCGCGCGGGCCGAATCTGCCGCCGCTCAGTTACCTGGCCACCTCCGGCGGGCAGCTACGCGATCAAACGGTGCACTTTTTCGACTTGCTGCGCTGGATCAGTGAGGATGAACCCGAAGAGGTGCACGCGATCGGGGCCGCCCTCGTTGATCCCAAGGTGAGGGAAGCCGGCGACATCGACACCAGCCTCGTGACCATCCGGCTGAGCCGCGGCACCCTGTGCCAGATCGATTCGTCCCGGCGCACCGGCTACGGATACGACGAGCGCATCGAAGTGTTCGGCTCCAAGGGCCTGATCGAGTCGCGCCGGCAGCGGTTCCGGGGGGTGTCGCGTTACCTCGGCGATAAGATCATCGAAGACGGCCTGCATGCCGGCTGGTTCGAGCGCATCGAGCAGAGCTATTACCAGGCGCTGGACGCGTTTCTGAGCGCCGTCACACAAGGTACCCCGCCGAGCCCTTCGCTGGAGGACGGTTTGAAGGCCCAGTTGCTGGCCGATAAAGCCACCGAATCGCTAAAGAGCGGCCAGCCGGTCAAGTTCGCCAGGTAA
- a CDS encoding Gfo/Idh/MocA family oxidoreductase: MSTEERRAVRVGMVGGGPGAGIAETHRTAMRLDDRYALVAGAFSRSPDKSRVAARLLRIPEDRVYPDYAAMAAAESNRKDPIDAVVIVTPTDSHYAIAKAFLEAGINVICDKPLCLTLAEGRELKALADQGGLIVCLTHNYSGYAMVRHAGRMVRNGELGEIRVVQAEHASGWAIKLLEKEGHKQAAWRTDPGLLGDASLLYDLGTHAHQLARFITGLEVTEVAAELSQIVQGRAIKDNANLLLRFSNGATGGLWASMAAAGNEHGLRIRVYGDRGSLAWRHEDPQHLRYSPIDGPPRILAQGMPGLSPEAARWTRVGLGHPEGFFEAFANLYTEAADALLAKAEGKPYARTELGFPDASDGVRGVAFVEGAMRSYRAGGAWTALESL, encoded by the coding sequence ATGTCAACCGAAGAACGAAGGGCAGTGAGGGTGGGAATGGTCGGCGGCGGCCCGGGTGCGGGCATTGCCGAGACGCACCGTACGGCCATGCGCCTCGACGATCGCTATGCGTTGGTGGCCGGTGCCTTTTCCCGCAGCCCGGACAAATCGCGCGTTGCCGCCCGCCTCCTGCGGATCCCTGAAGATCGCGTTTACCCTGATTATGCCGCCATGGCTGCGGCCGAATCCAATCGGAAAGACCCCATTGATGCGGTCGTCATCGTAACGCCGACCGACAGCCATTACGCGATCGCCAAGGCGTTCCTTGAGGCCGGCATCAACGTGATCTGCGATAAGCCGCTCTGCCTGACTCTGGCTGAAGGCAGGGAGCTCAAGGCCCTGGCGGACCAGGGCGGGCTGATCGTGTGCCTGACGCACAACTACTCGGGCTACGCGATGGTGCGCCACGCCGGCCGGATGGTCCGGAACGGCGAACTGGGCGAGATTCGTGTGGTCCAGGCCGAACACGCGTCCGGCTGGGCGATCAAGCTTCTGGAAAAGGAAGGCCACAAGCAAGCCGCCTGGCGGACGGACCCGGGCCTGTTGGGTGATGCGAGCTTGCTGTATGATTTGGGGACCCACGCCCACCAGTTAGCCCGGTTTATTACGGGGCTGGAGGTCACTGAAGTGGCGGCCGAATTGAGCCAGATCGTTCAGGGCAGGGCGATCAAAGACAATGCGAACCTGCTGCTCCGGTTTTCGAACGGCGCGACCGGCGGCCTCTGGGCTTCCATGGCGGCCGCCGGCAATGAACACGGCCTGCGGATCCGCGTCTATGGAGACCGGGGCAGCCTGGCCTGGCGCCACGAAGACCCCCAGCACCTGCGTTACAGTCCGATCGACGGGCCGCCCCGGATCCTGGCCCAAGGGATGCCTGGGCTCTCGCCGGAGGCCGCCCGGTGGACGCGCGTGGGCCTGGGACACCCGGAGGGCTTTTTCGAAGCTTTTGCCAATCTCTACACTGAAGCGGCGGACGCACTGCTGGCCAAAGCCGAAGGCAAACCGTACGCCAGGACTGAGCTCGGCTTTCCGGACGCATCGGACGGGGTGCGCGGGGTGGCCTTTGTGGAAGGCGCCATGCGCTCCTACCGGGCCGGCGGGGCGTGGACGGCGCTGGAATCCCTTTAA